A stretch of Anaeromyxobacter dehalogenans 2CP-1 DNA encodes these proteins:
- a CDS encoding M1 family metallopeptidase: MPIPALALTVAALAAAAAGDPAPRPPPLPAGEVPPALRLPAGVRPIRGEVSLTLDPAAERYRGRVRYPVVLDAPARVVWLHAEGLEIEEAKVGGRPARAVPAAGGLLGLVPDAPQPPGEATVEIAFAGTIDRVRSRGVYAAAEEGRWYAYTFFEPADARRAFPCFDEPSFKIPWRLSLTVKRGDRAVANTPALREAPDGGGTRVEFAETRPLPSYLVAFVVGPFDVVEAGAGGAARVPVRFVVPRGRGGETRYAASITARLLDLIEAETGVPYPYEKCDVAVVPRFWGTMEHPGIVALGQPLTLIPPIAETRERRLRYASIAAHELVHHWFGDLVTMAWWDDTWLNESLTSFVDPVITDALEPAWRRTARARAEGRASALAADALAAVKRLREPVGSRHEIEGAFDNAITYDKGAAVAAMYERFLGRAAWRAVLRDHLLAHADRTAASEDFLATLAARSTPAVAASLRGFLERPGVPLVRASVRCDGRGAAAVVRQERFLASGAPDPAATWAIPLCVRAGAGARVETACALVGGDGPEGELPLPFCPEWLWPNAGGTGYHLTALDAAALPGLWPHLAPAERLALATDASLLARRGDLPVEAALGRVGPLAASEDRLQVEASLALARLAQPEWLGPDDHARWRAFLRETWGPRARSLGWMPRRGEPDDTAALRRLVVPAVADEGEDAALAGEAAALARRWLADRRSVPAEAAWPALEVAARTGDAALFDRILAAARASRDRTVRARLLAFLGRFERPALADRALGLVASGEEDLRDTSGILRAALAGRETRWRAWALLRGRWDALAPRLRSDEASWLVAQAAGLACDPGRAAEVAAFLRPRAEAFDGAPAALARALEEAGACRAARARNGPAVARFLAR, translated from the coding sequence ATGCCGATCCCCGCGCTCGCACTCACCGTGGCCGCGCTCGCCGCGGCCGCCGCCGGCGACCCCGCCCCGCGCCCGCCGCCGCTCCCGGCCGGCGAGGTCCCGCCCGCCCTGCGCCTCCCCGCGGGCGTGCGGCCCATCCGCGGGGAGGTGTCGCTGACCCTCGATCCCGCCGCCGAGCGCTACCGCGGCCGGGTCCGCTACCCGGTGGTGCTCGACGCGCCGGCCCGCGTCGTCTGGCTCCACGCCGAGGGGCTGGAGATCGAGGAGGCCAAGGTGGGCGGCCGGCCGGCGCGGGCCGTGCCCGCCGCGGGCGGGCTGCTGGGGCTCGTGCCCGACGCGCCGCAGCCGCCGGGCGAGGCGACCGTGGAGATCGCGTTCGCCGGCACCATCGACCGCGTGCGCAGCCGCGGCGTCTACGCGGCCGCGGAGGAGGGGCGCTGGTACGCGTACACGTTCTTCGAGCCCGCCGACGCCCGCCGCGCCTTCCCCTGCTTCGACGAGCCCTCGTTCAAGATCCCGTGGCGCCTGTCGCTCACGGTGAAGCGGGGGGACCGCGCCGTCGCGAACACCCCGGCGCTCCGCGAGGCGCCGGACGGCGGGGGCACGCGCGTGGAGTTCGCGGAGACGCGGCCGCTGCCCTCGTACCTGGTCGCGTTCGTGGTGGGGCCGTTCGACGTGGTGGAGGCGGGGGCCGGCGGCGCCGCCCGCGTGCCGGTGCGCTTCGTGGTGCCGCGCGGGCGCGGCGGCGAGACCCGCTACGCGGCCTCCATCACCGCGCGCCTCCTCGACCTCATCGAGGCCGAGACCGGCGTGCCGTACCCCTACGAGAAGTGCGACGTGGCGGTCGTGCCGCGCTTCTGGGGCACCATGGAGCACCCGGGGATCGTGGCGCTGGGCCAGCCGCTCACGCTCATCCCGCCGATCGCCGAGACGCGCGAGCGGCGGCTGCGCTACGCGAGCATCGCGGCCCACGAGCTCGTGCACCACTGGTTCGGCGACCTCGTCACCATGGCGTGGTGGGACGACACCTGGCTGAACGAATCGCTCACCAGCTTCGTCGATCCGGTGATCACCGACGCGCTCGAGCCGGCCTGGCGCCGCACCGCGCGCGCGCGCGCCGAAGGCCGGGCCTCGGCGCTCGCGGCGGACGCGCTCGCCGCCGTGAAGCGGCTGCGCGAGCCGGTCGGCTCGCGCCACGAGATCGAGGGAGCGTTCGACAACGCCATCACCTACGACAAGGGCGCCGCGGTGGCCGCCATGTACGAGCGGTTCCTGGGGCGCGCGGCGTGGCGCGCGGTGCTGCGCGATCACCTGCTCGCGCACGCCGACCGAACCGCCGCGAGCGAGGACTTCCTCGCCACGCTGGCGGCCCGCTCGACCCCGGCGGTGGCCGCGTCGCTGCGCGGGTTCCTGGAGCGCCCGGGCGTCCCGCTCGTCCGTGCCTCCGTGCGCTGCGACGGGCGCGGCGCCGCGGCGGTGGTGCGCCAGGAGCGCTTCCTCGCCTCGGGCGCGCCGGATCCCGCGGCCACGTGGGCGATCCCGCTGTGCGTGCGCGCCGGCGCCGGCGCGCGGGTGGAGACGGCGTGCGCCCTCGTCGGCGGCGACGGGCCGGAGGGCGAGCTCCCGCTGCCGTTCTGCCCGGAGTGGCTCTGGCCGAACGCGGGCGGGACCGGCTACCACCTCACCGCGCTCGACGCGGCCGCGCTCCCCGGCCTGTGGCCGCACCTCGCGCCGGCGGAGCGGCTCGCGCTCGCCACCGACGCGTCGCTGCTGGCCCGCCGCGGTGACCTGCCGGTCGAGGCCGCGCTGGGCCGGGTGGGACCGCTCGCCGCCAGCGAGGACCGCCTGCAGGTGGAGGCCTCCCTGGCGCTCGCGCGCCTCGCGCAGCCGGAGTGGCTCGGGCCCGACGACCACGCGCGCTGGCGCGCGTTCCTGCGCGAGACGTGGGGGCCGCGGGCGCGGTCGCTCGGGTGGATGCCCCGGCGCGGCGAACCCGACGACACGGCTGCGCTGCGGCGGCTGGTCGTGCCGGCGGTGGCGGACGAAGGCGAGGACGCCGCGCTCGCCGGCGAGGCGGCGGCGCTGGCGCGGCGGTGGCTCGCGGACCGGCGCTCGGTGCCGGCCGAGGCGGCCTGGCCGGCGCTGGAGGTAGCGGCGCGCACCGGCGACGCGGCGCTGTTCGACCGCATCCTCGCGGCGGCGCGCGCCTCGCGGGACCGGACCGTCCGCGCGCGCCTGCTCGCGTTCCTCGGCCGCTTCGAGCGGCCCGCGCTCGCGGATCGCGCGCTCGGGCTGGTCGCGTCGGGCGAGGAGGACCTCCGCGACACCTCCGGGATCCTCCGGGCGGCGCTGGCCGGACGGGAGACGCGCTGGCGCGCCTGGGCGCTCCTGCGCGGGCGCTGGGACGCGCTCGCGCCGCGGCTGCGCAGCGACGAGGCGTCGTGGCTGGTGGCGCAGGCCGCCGGGCTCGCTTGCGATCCCGGCCGCGCCGCCGAGGTCGCCGCGTTCCTGCGCCCGCGCGCCGAGGCGTTCGACGGGGCGCCGGCGGCGCTGGCCCGCGCGCTGGAGGAGGCCGGGGCCTGCCGCGCCGCCCGCGCTCGCAACGGACCCGCGGTGGCGCGCTTCCTCGCGCGCTAA
- a CDS encoding Ig-like domain-containing protein encodes MHRTAALHPVAVALASALALAGCSGGGGAAGPGGSSCALPAATSLQVVESAPGQGADGVSVNAAVRIRFNTCVDTPTLAGAVSFRRGTTAIPFTQAYDAATATLVLTPAAPLALSTSYVVMVLPTARGARGEPFSGWVLGFYTRDAPDTAPPTIAADPAGGHFNHPVDVVLTCADEPGGSGCAQTVFAVNGGAPHPYVGLVRLEASATLTFFALDGEGNRSATGTGTYVIDVDPPGVASVFPPDGATGVALDAVPAAAFDEDMDPATVTAARLTLAPAQATGAAYEPATRTARFPPDRRLECGTTYTATLDPSVTDLAGNGLPAAVALTFTTDPDCVEPVTTASVTDGVYAAPQQVTLTCTDAGGSGCARVVYTTDGSVPAPGSGTVVEGAVAGPIAVGEGETVLRYYSVDRAGNREAVRQQRYSVSTSGFTYVATTGGLARGAGVVPARFVALGGAGWTSAFHRDPVTGRLWRATERGVAGSDDGAAWSLTRLPSASGGRMLPARAVWGQGSLVLAGTEEGLFRSVDGGATFVPLLQRTVDGYDAWVTAIAGDGKDVYVATSLGLAVSHDRARTFAWTIADRAVADWSSTPTPATCSPRPRPACSAPPTAARRSRGSTPAPSPPSPPATSAPSR; translated from the coding sequence ATGCACCGCACCGCCGCCCTGCACCCCGTCGCCGTCGCCCTCGCCTCCGCCCTCGCGCTCGCCGGCTGCTCCGGCGGCGGCGGCGCCGCCGGCCCCGGCGGCTCGTCCTGCGCGCTCCCCGCGGCCACGTCCCTGCAGGTGGTCGAGTCCGCGCCGGGGCAGGGCGCGGACGGCGTCTCGGTGAACGCGGCGGTGCGGATCCGCTTCAACACCTGCGTGGACACCCCCACGCTCGCGGGCGCGGTGTCCTTCCGGCGCGGCACGACCGCGATCCCGTTCACGCAGGCGTACGACGCGGCCACCGCCACCCTGGTGCTCACGCCGGCGGCGCCGCTCGCGCTCTCGACCTCGTACGTGGTCATGGTCCTGCCGACCGCTCGCGGCGCGCGCGGCGAGCCGTTCAGCGGGTGGGTGCTCGGCTTCTACACGCGCGACGCGCCGGACACGGCGCCCCCCACCATCGCCGCCGACCCGGCCGGCGGCCACTTCAACCACCCGGTCGACGTGGTGCTCACCTGCGCGGACGAGCCCGGCGGCTCGGGCTGCGCGCAGACCGTGTTCGCGGTGAACGGCGGCGCGCCACATCCGTACGTGGGGCTCGTCCGGCTGGAGGCGAGCGCGACGCTGACCTTCTTCGCGCTCGACGGCGAGGGGAACCGGAGCGCCACCGGCACCGGCACCTACGTCATCGACGTCGATCCCCCCGGCGTCGCCTCGGTGTTCCCGCCGGACGGCGCCACCGGCGTCGCGCTGGACGCGGTGCCGGCGGCGGCGTTCGACGAGGACATGGACCCGGCGACGGTGACCGCCGCCCGGCTCACCCTCGCGCCGGCGCAGGCGACCGGCGCCGCGTACGAGCCCGCGACGCGCACGGCGCGGTTCCCGCCCGACCGCCGCCTCGAGTGCGGCACGACCTACACCGCCACGCTCGACCCCAGCGTCACCGACCTCGCCGGCAACGGGCTGCCCGCCGCGGTCGCCTTGACGTTCACCACCGACCCGGACTGCGTCGAGCCCGTCACCACCGCGAGCGTGACCGACGGCGTGTACGCGGCGCCGCAGCAGGTCACGCTGACCTGCACCGACGCGGGCGGCTCCGGCTGCGCGCGCGTCGTGTACACCACCGACGGGAGCGTCCCGGCGCCGGGCAGCGGCACGGTGGTGGAGGGCGCCGTCGCCGGCCCCATCGCCGTCGGCGAGGGCGAGACCGTGCTCCGCTACTACTCGGTGGATCGCGCCGGCAACCGCGAGGCGGTGCGCCAGCAGCGGTACTCGGTCTCCACCTCCGGCTTCACCTACGTCGCGACCACCGGCGGGCTGGCGCGCGGCGCTGGGGTGGTGCCGGCCCGGTTCGTCGCGCTGGGCGGCGCCGGCTGGACCTCCGCGTTCCACCGCGACCCGGTCACCGGCCGGCTCTGGCGCGCCACCGAGCGCGGCGTGGCCGGCTCCGACGACGGCGCCGCGTGGTCGCTCACCCGGCTGCCGAGCGCGAGCGGCGGCCGGATGCTCCCGGCGCGCGCCGTGTGGGGTCAGGGCAGCCTGGTCCTGGCGGGCACCGAGGAGGGCCTCTTCCGCTCGGTGGACGGCGGCGCGACCTTCGTGCCGCTCCTGCAGCGCACCGTGGACGGCTACGACGCCTGGGTGACCGCCATCGCGGGCGACGGGAAGGACGTGTACGTCGCGACCTCGCTCGGCCTCGCGGTCTCGCACGACCGGGCGCGCACGTTCGCCTGGACCATCGCGGACCGGGCCGTCGCGGACTGGAGCTCGACGCCGACCCCGGCGACCTGTTCGCCGCGACCTCGACCGGCCTGCTCCGCTCCACCGACGGCGGCGCGACGTTCGCGCGGCTCGACACCGGCACCGTCCCCGCCCTCCCCTCCGGCGACGTCCGCGCCGTCGCGGTGA
- a CDS encoding WD40/YVTN/BNR-like repeat-containing protein, with protein MTADRVYVATAAGLAILGRDATGAPASATSVARPCPAGETSILDVAVSGQSVWVVSGQRYWSGSTDAFCASADGGTTFAPRWFVAPDRGNAIASTVYAEGARVYVGYAPGFFLSTDAGATFRSAELPAGGVRDVAAAGGSLYAGLDAGVAVSTDGFRTFVLRTEADGLANPGVVDLAAVGTRVYAVTSFGLSISSDGGAHFAPPATLTNASMAACVAAPDASTVYLGQKSWLQVSTDGGAHFAQRLPPVGSTSYLSDTVGVDARGATVAVAARDTVFVSTDGGASFAERGAAAGLVAPSGYTLSLRGVAVAPSGAIHVASNVGLFSSTDGGATFTAAGGGPAWLEAVSAGGPALYLGGDLLHVSTDGGATFVSRGAPDGLPGRPGPAVYVP; from the coding sequence GTGACCGCCGACCGCGTGTACGTCGCCACCGCCGCCGGCCTCGCCATCCTGGGCCGCGACGCCACCGGCGCGCCCGCCTCGGCGACATCCGTCGCGCGCCCGTGCCCGGCGGGTGAGACCTCGATCCTCGACGTGGCCGTGTCCGGCCAGAGCGTCTGGGTGGTGAGCGGCCAGCGCTACTGGTCGGGCTCCACCGACGCGTTCTGCGCCTCGGCGGACGGCGGGACCACGTTCGCGCCGCGCTGGTTCGTGGCGCCGGACCGGGGTAACGCCATCGCCTCCACGGTGTACGCCGAGGGCGCGCGCGTGTACGTCGGCTACGCGCCCGGCTTCTTCCTGTCCACCGACGCGGGTGCGACCTTCCGCTCCGCGGAGCTGCCCGCCGGCGGCGTGCGCGACGTGGCCGCCGCGGGCGGATCGCTCTACGCCGGGCTCGACGCCGGCGTGGCCGTCTCCACCGACGGGTTCCGGACGTTCGTCCTGCGCACCGAGGCGGACGGGCTCGCGAACCCCGGCGTGGTGGATCTCGCGGCGGTGGGCACGCGGGTGTACGCGGTCACCTCCTTCGGGCTCTCGATCTCCTCCGACGGCGGCGCCCACTTCGCGCCGCCGGCGACGCTCACGAACGCCTCCATGGCGGCCTGTGTCGCCGCGCCGGACGCGAGCACGGTCTACCTCGGGCAGAAGTCCTGGCTGCAGGTCTCCACCGATGGGGGCGCGCACTTCGCGCAGCGGCTCCCGCCCGTCGGCTCGACGAGCTACCTCTCCGACACCGTCGGCGTGGACGCCCGCGGCGCCACCGTCGCGGTCGCCGCGCGCGACACGGTGTTCGTCTCCACCGACGGCGGCGCCAGCTTCGCCGAGCGTGGCGCGGCGGCCGGGCTGGTCGCGCCGAGCGGCTACACGCTGTCGCTGCGCGGCGTGGCGGTCGCGCCCTCCGGCGCGATCCACGTGGCCTCGAACGTGGGCCTGTTCAGCTCGACGGACGGCGGCGCCACCTTCACCGCCGCGGGCGGCGGGCCGGCGTGGCTGGAGGCAGTCTCCGCGGGCGGCCCGGCGCTCTACCTGGGCGGGGACCTGCTCCACGTCTCGACCGACGGCGGCGCCACGTTCGTCTCGCGCGGCGCGCCCGACGGGCTGCCCGGCCGCCCCGGACCCGCGGTGTACGTCCCCTGA
- the msrB gene encoding peptide-methionine (R)-S-oxide reductase MsrB, with translation MDKLILSDAEWRARLTPEQYQVLRGHGTEPPGTGCFLGTHEPGTYVCAGCGNPLFRSGEKFESGTGWPSFTRPVSPDAVVEVHDRSYGMRRTEVRCARCDGHLGHVFPDGPPPTGLRYCMNSAAMRHVAEGAPLDPPGAG, from the coding sequence ATGGACAAGCTCATCCTCTCCGACGCCGAGTGGCGCGCGCGGCTCACGCCGGAGCAGTACCAGGTGCTGCGCGGCCACGGCACCGAGCCGCCGGGCACCGGCTGCTTCCTGGGCACGCACGAGCCGGGGACGTACGTGTGCGCGGGCTGCGGGAACCCGCTCTTCCGCTCGGGCGAGAAGTTCGAGTCGGGCACCGGCTGGCCTTCGTTCACCCGGCCGGTCTCGCCCGACGCGGTGGTGGAGGTGCACGATCGCTCGTACGGCATGCGCCGCACCGAGGTGCGGTGCGCCCGCTGCGACGGCCACCTGGGCCACGTGTTCCCCGACGGTCCGCCGCCCACCGGGCTGCGGTACTGCATGAACTCGGCGGCCATGCGGCACGTGGCCGAGGGCGCGCCGCTCGATCCGCCCGGCGCGGGCTGA
- a CDS encoding immune inhibitor A domain-containing protein, producing MRTSRTTTLALLAALALAPSAAFAASDEPQLPDVAATTDNPSHPLGDAQAARKAIAIQAKLSGKTKGKTHQVARGQYVELERQGEDRIWTVVGEFGEQVNPTYGGTAGPLRNQIPEPDRTVDNVTIWAPDFSRAYYEDLLFSDAPGDVSMRNFYKELSSNRYTVNGEVTDWVKVPLNEANYGSNYCGGIVCARTWLFVRDAVNAWYNGQIAAGRTVAEINAYLAQYDVWDRYDYDGDGNFNEPDGYIDHFQAIHAGEGEETGGGAQGDDAIWSHRWYAFYNNIGATGPAFNRYGGIRIGASDFWIGDYTIEPENGGVGVFAHEFGHDLGLPDLYDTSGNTGGAENSTGFWTLYSVGSYGASGRPEDGLGTKPIHMSAYEKIFLGWSNYQVVRAGQYASLKLGPAEANTKQAQTLVVLLPDKIVESEIGTPYAGTYFYHSGSGNGLDHSMTRQVTLPAGASLAAKVKFDIELDWDYAYLTVNGAPVATNLSSSTNPNGQNFGNGITGSTGGAWVDLTADLSAWAGQTVTLGFRYWTDVAVAEAGLSIDDVAISGQPLDGAETDPGWTYDGFVRTNGTLATPFFNAYFAEYRQYRGYDQSLKTGPYTFGYLNDPTLQNWVDHFPYQDGLLVWYYDTSFEDNNVGDACASGRCGGLFLPVDAHPGLILRPDNGKAWRPRFQAFDSTFGLEPTDVVCLHANSQQGCFGGQPGNPLFDDTQSYWVPPDPSLNHSGWSSVIVPNTGTTIRVVGTSAQGDFMQVVVAPKR from the coding sequence ATGCGCACCTCACGCACCACCACGCTGGCCTTGCTCGCGGCGCTGGCGCTCGCGCCATCGGCCGCGTTCGCCGCGTCCGACGAGCCGCAGCTCCCGGACGTCGCCGCGACGACCGACAACCCATCGCACCCGCTCGGCGACGCGCAGGCGGCGCGCAAGGCGATCGCGATCCAGGCGAAGCTCAGCGGGAAGACGAAGGGCAAGACGCACCAGGTGGCACGCGGCCAGTACGTCGAGCTGGAGCGGCAGGGCGAGGATCGGATCTGGACGGTGGTGGGCGAGTTCGGCGAGCAGGTGAACCCGACCTACGGCGGCACCGCCGGCCCGCTGCGCAACCAGATCCCCGAGCCCGACCGAACGGTGGACAACGTCACCATCTGGGCCCCGGACTTCAGCCGCGCGTACTACGAGGACCTGCTCTTCTCGGACGCGCCCGGCGACGTCTCGATGCGGAACTTCTACAAGGAGCTCTCCTCGAACCGCTACACGGTGAACGGCGAGGTCACCGACTGGGTGAAGGTCCCGCTCAACGAGGCCAACTACGGCTCGAACTACTGCGGCGGCATCGTGTGCGCCCGCACCTGGCTGTTCGTCCGTGACGCGGTGAACGCCTGGTACAACGGGCAGATCGCGGCCGGCCGGACGGTGGCGGAGATCAACGCCTACCTGGCGCAGTACGACGTCTGGGATCGCTACGACTACGACGGCGACGGCAACTTCAACGAGCCGGACGGCTACATCGATCACTTCCAGGCGATCCACGCGGGCGAGGGCGAGGAGACCGGCGGCGGCGCGCAGGGCGACGACGCGATCTGGAGCCACCGCTGGTACGCCTTCTACAACAACATCGGCGCCACCGGCCCGGCGTTCAACCGGTACGGCGGGATCCGGATCGGCGCGAGCGACTTCTGGATCGGCGACTACACCATCGAGCCGGAGAACGGCGGCGTGGGCGTGTTCGCCCACGAGTTCGGCCACGACCTCGGCCTGCCCGACCTCTACGACACCTCCGGCAACACCGGCGGCGCGGAGAACTCGACCGGCTTCTGGACGCTGTACTCGGTGGGCTCCTACGGCGCCTCGGGGCGGCCGGAGGACGGCCTGGGCACGAAGCCGATCCACATGAGCGCCTACGAGAAGATCTTCCTCGGCTGGTCGAACTACCAGGTGGTGCGCGCCGGGCAGTACGCGTCGCTGAAGCTCGGCCCGGCGGAGGCGAACACGAAGCAGGCGCAGACGCTGGTGGTGCTGCTGCCGGACAAGATCGTGGAGAGCGAGATCGGGACGCCGTACGCCGGCACGTACTTCTACCACTCCGGCTCCGGCAACGGCCTCGACCACTCCATGACGCGCCAGGTGACGCTGCCCGCGGGCGCGTCGCTCGCGGCCAAGGTGAAGTTCGACATCGAGCTGGACTGGGACTACGCGTACCTGACGGTGAACGGCGCGCCGGTCGCCACCAACCTGTCGAGCTCGACGAACCCGAACGGCCAGAACTTCGGCAACGGGATCACCGGCTCGACCGGCGGGGCCTGGGTGGACCTCACCGCCGACCTGTCCGCGTGGGCGGGCCAGACCGTGACGCTCGGGTTCCGCTACTGGACCGACGTGGCGGTGGCCGAGGCGGGCCTGTCGATCGACGACGTCGCGATCTCCGGCCAGCCGCTGGACGGCGCGGAGACCGATCCGGGCTGGACCTACGACGGGTTCGTCCGCACGAACGGCACGCTCGCGACGCCGTTCTTCAACGCGTACTTCGCCGAGTACCGGCAGTACCGCGGCTACGACCAGTCGCTGAAGACCGGGCCGTACACGTTCGGCTACCTGAACGACCCGACCCTGCAGAACTGGGTGGACCACTTCCCGTACCAGGACGGCCTGCTGGTCTGGTACTACGACACGTCGTTCGAGGACAACAACGTGGGCGACGCCTGCGCGAGCGGCCGCTGCGGCGGCCTGTTCCTGCCGGTGGACGCGCACCCCGGGTTGATCCTCCGCCCGGACAACGGGAAGGCGTGGCGCCCGCGCTTCCAGGCCTTCGACTCGACGTTCGGCCTCGAGCCGACCGACGTGGTGTGCCTGCACGCGAACAGCCAGCAGGGCTGCTTCGGCGGCCAGCCGGGCAACCCGCTCTTCGACGACACGCAGAGCTACTGGGTGCCGCCGGATCCCTCGCTCAACCACTCCGGCTGGTCGAGCGTGATCGTGCCGAACACCGGGACCACCATCCGCGTGGTCGGGACGTCGGCGCAGGGTGACTTCATGCAGGTGGTGGTCGCGCCGAAGCGCTAG